The Chitinophaga parva genome has a window encoding:
- the pyrE gene encoding orotate phosphoribosyltransferase, whose product MQNISEKQVAEKLLQVQAIKLSPAQPFTWASGWKSPIYCDNRKLLSYPYVRDYIKSELCNTVFETFPDAAVIAGVATAGIPHGALVADQLKLPFIYVRSKPKEHGMGNQIEGVLQEGQQVVVVEDLISTGKSSLEAVAAIRAAGGVVIGMVSIFNYGFDKAVQAFAAADVPYKSLSNYNAMIELAEEKGIVSASDVEMLRQWRSSPDTWGGKG is encoded by the coding sequence ATGCAAAACATCAGTGAAAAACAGGTAGCAGAAAAACTGCTGCAGGTGCAGGCCATAAAATTGAGCCCTGCACAGCCCTTCACCTGGGCCTCCGGCTGGAAATCGCCCATCTACTGCGACAACCGCAAATTGCTTTCTTACCCGTATGTGCGGGACTATATCAAGTCTGAGTTATGCAATACAGTGTTTGAAACCTTTCCCGATGCGGCGGTGATCGCAGGCGTGGCCACGGCGGGTATCCCGCATGGGGCACTGGTGGCGGATCAGCTGAAACTGCCTTTCATTTATGTGCGTTCCAAGCCTAAGGAACATGGTATGGGCAACCAGATAGAAGGGGTGCTCCAGGAAGGCCAGCAGGTAGTAGTGGTGGAAGACCTGATCTCTACCGGCAAAAGCAGCCTGGAAGCAGTAGCCGCTATCCGTGCAGCCGGTGGGGTGGTGATCGGCATGGTGTCTATCTTTAATTATGGGTTCGATAAGGCGGTGCAGGCCTTTGCAGCGGCAGATGTGCCTTACAAATCCCTGAGCAATTATAATGCAATGATAGAGCTGGCGGAAGAAAAGGGCATAGTGTCGGCTTCCGATGTGGAAATGCTGCGGCAATGGCGTTCTTCACCGGATACCTGGGGGGGTAAAGGCTAG